The Rhodococcus rhodochrous DNA window GTGCCGATGTAGTTCAATGGTAGAACATCAGCTTCCCAAGCTGAATACGCGGGTTCGATTCCCGTCATCGGCTCCCACACGAAGGCCCCGACACGCGGTCGGGGCCTTCGTCGTTGTGGGGCGGGTCCGAGCCCGTCGTTCCTGCCGCAGGACGCTCCCGGCGCCGACTCGTGCGCGGATCACGACCGACCTTCCCGTACTGTGGGGGAATCGGGACCGTTCAGGTCCCCAATTGAGGGTGGCAACATGGCCGACAAATCGCCTCGCAGTTCGATGTCCAAGAAGTCCGGCAAGTCGCTGAAGGAAAAGCGCGCCGAGAAGAAGACCAGGACCAGCATCAAGGCCGAGGCTGAGATCGTCGCGAACGTCAGGAAGCGCTGATCTTTCTGAGGATGAAGGCCTCGACCGCACGGTCGGGGCCTTCGTCGTATCGAGTCTGTCGTTGTTGTCGATTTTCTCGCGTTCTTCGACAACAACACCTACCTCGACAGTCCTACCGGCGGCCTTCGAGGTACGAGCGGGCTGTATCGAGGAGTTCGGGGAGCGAGCGGGTCGCGTCCAGGGTGACGCCGTCCTCGTCGGGTCCCAGCGGCTCGAGCGTCTCGAACTGGGAAGCCACCAGCGACTCGGAGAAGAAGTGGCCGCCGCGTCCGCGAACCCTGGACCGCACGACGTCGACGGGCACATCCAGATGGAGGAAGACGGCCGGGGTGCCGGCACGCAGGATGTCGCGGTAGGACCGCTTCAGTGCCGAGCACGCGACCACCGGGGTCTCGACGCTGTCGGCAGCGGCCGCGGCGACCGCACGCAACCACGGCTCACGATCCTCGTCGCCGAGCGCGTGCCCCGAGCGCATCTTCTCGATCGACGCGTCGCTGTGGTAATCGTCCGCCTCGATGAAGGCGCCGCCGATCGCGTCCGCGAGTTGCTTCGCGAAAGTCGTTTTGCCACATCCACTGACGCCCATCACCACAACAGCCATGCCACATCGTAACTTCGGGGAGGTTGTGGTCGCTCTCGTCGAAATTCCCGACCACGACCTCCCCGAAGTTCACTCGAGGTACGACGCGTAATCGGCGTAGGGCACCTGACCAGTGGGGCTCGCCTTGATGGCCTCGGCAACCTCCGGCGGGATGGGAGCCCAGTAGGCCGGCATCGCGGCCGCGAGGGAAGGACTCACGGCGTAGATGAGAGCGAAGTTCACGATCCACAGCGGCGGCGCCATCGACATGCCGACGGTCGAGACGACGTCACCCTTCGTGTTGGTGACCAGCTGCGCGGCGCCGGACATCTGTTGCGCCGCAAAACCGAAGGCCGCCTCGATCGGGTACGCCGACCGGTACAGCGCCACCAATGTGTCCGTCGCGTCGTTGTTGCGCAGCCAGGTGTCGACGTACCCGCCGGGCGCGATGAGCGTGTTGATCTGCCGTGTCGGCGCCGACGCGTTGGCCGGGCTCTGCAGTATGCCGTCGGGCGTCACGTAGAGGCCGTAACTACCGAGGACCGACGGGGTGGAGACACCGTTCACGTCGGAATACATGGGGCGGCCGGTCGTATTGATGAGGATGTCGATGGAGCTCTGGATGATCTCGGCCGCCTCCTTGCTTCCGCCCACTCCCCCGCCGGTGGTGAAGTCGCGGGCCTGCTGC harbors:
- a CDS encoding gluconokinase; the encoded protein is MAVVVMGVSGCGKTTFAKQLADAIGGAFIEADDYHSDASIEKMRSGHALGDEDREPWLRAVAAAAADSVETPVVACSALKRSYRDILRAGTPAVFLHLDVPVDVVRSRVRGRGGHFFSESLVASQFETLEPLGPDEDGVTLDATRSLPELLDTARSYLEGRR